TAGGTTTGCGAAAATAAGTAAGTAGAATGTCAAGTTTTATCTAGAACTATCTTGTGAAAACAAGACTGAGGAACAAATGGGGCGCACAATCAAACCTTGTGACTGAAGGAACTGCGAAAAGTTAACCTTTGTGTATGTTGTTGTTTCAATCATCCTTAGATCCATACGGGGATGGGTTTGTCAGACCTATACCACTATAATCTACTACAATGGACTTGTGCGAAGTTAATGATTGTAATAAGTTATAAGCTCCTAAAGTTATGTTTATGACAAGAAGTGTAAAGATAAAAAGTTAACACAAATAATTGATAAATTTAAGTAACTTGTTTCACCCAAAAATTTAAATGACAAAGAGCTATGTAAACTCACCTTAGGCTAGACGGTATGGGGAGCGTCCCCCACCCGTCCAGCACCGGCGAGGACGCGCACACCGTGCTGAGCGTCGGCCTGAAGCTGTTTGAGACGGGCCAGAAAAAGACAAACAGTTTGTGGGGTCCGAGGCATGTTTGACCGtttgaataaaaaaaattcaattcaATTTTCCATTTAATTACCAACGAccattttttaaaaatatacCAAATTTATTCCAAATTTTATAAATACTCATCACTTTTACACCATTTTtcacactttttcacccactacAATCTCCTAactctctcacattttataaacACTTTTCCCTTTTTATATAAACTCAAtatttttataccattttttacccactaccaccccatctctctctcaaAATTTACCATGTCTTCACCTTCttcaatttcttcatcttcttcgtctACGTGGCATTCGTCTTCTTCGGAAGAGAATGATACATTTTTCGAAAACATGATTATGTACTCGGCACAGATCTTCATGGCAAATGATGAAGTGTCGTCCGAACGGCTAACTAGACGAGCAAAATTAAACCGAGACAAAGAAGGTACTTTACTATTTTTTCCGTATGTTTATTTAAATTTGAAAATGTATATTTTTCGTTTTAAATATATAGCCGCCCACGATAAACTAGtggccgattattttgccgacgaacccgtgtacACAGACGAGATGTTTCGACGTCGGTTCCGCATGAGTCGTCGACTTTTTTACGTATCGCAGGCGACATGgcccagtctgatccgtttttCACACTACGATACGACGCTAGGGGGCAAAGGGGTTTCACTAATTTACAAAATGTACGTCGGCCTTTCGCCAACTGGCATATGGTTACGCACCCGATGCATTAGACGAGTATTTAAGGATGTCCGAAAGAACCACACGTCTATGTTTACACAGGTTTTGCGAATGGGTTTTCAAATTATATAGCAAGAGATACCTGCGGAGACCGAATGCAAACGACGTTCAAAGTTATATCAAGCACACGAACAAAGACATAGTTTcccaggaatgctcgggagcattTATTGCATGCACTGGTCGTGGCAGAACTGCCCTACTGCCtggcaaggtcagtatactaggggagatcaTGGACATCCCACTATTATTCTAGAGGTTGTTGCGTCACAGCATCTCTGGATCTGAcatgctttttttggtctacATGGTTCGCTTAATGACCTTACCATCATATACCAGTCATAGATATCTGACGATGTAGTGGCGGGAACAGGTCCAGACACAAGTTTTACggtttcgggggtggaatacaggcgaggttactacctTGCAGATGGAATATACACAACGTACTCGACAATCGTTAAAACTATTCCGCACCCGACAGacgaaaaaataaaaaaaattgcgAAGTATCAAGAGGGTGcgagaaaagatattgaacgtGCTTTTGTGGTACTACAAAAAAAGGGCATATCATTGAACATCTAGCACGTTCGGCTACACCAAAGAGGATACGACACATTATGTACGtttgtatcatccttcataacatggTCATTGAAGACGAAGGTAGAGCGATATGCGAGTACAACGAAAACGCGTCTACTGGAAATTCTGTTCAAGTTAGTTtggaacaacaagatttgaacatgttctctctacgtaacgagtacacacatcataacctacaagcggacttggtggaatacatttggaacaacgctcaaaACGAACCAGACGACCACATGCAGGACGAAGACTAGTAGCttttttttgagttaaatgccattttagtccctgtggtttgggtcattttgccagtttagtccaaaggtttcatttttaacctgtaggtccaaaaaggtttcacagttgccattttagtccactaggttaactttatccattttttctgttaacgagaaggctaattcggtcattttatatggctgaattgccctttcagttaacagaattacatacaaaatgaccaaattggccttctcgttaacagaaaaaatagatgaagttaacccagtggactaaaatggcaactgtgaaaccttttggacccacaggttaaaaatgaaacctttgaactaaactggcaaaatagcctaaaccacagggactaaaatggcatttaactcctttttttaatatttttttaatgcttaagttttttttcaagtttatgtttttttttaatttaataggATTTTTTTTAagagtttatgttttttttaagtttatgcaatgttgtttaatattattgaaaatattttcttattttatttgttaaatgttaaaaaaagtggaagatttaaaaaaaataataataaagtggtggggtaggatcatcctcccatttccactaattttgtgggatggaccatctTGGGAGGATGGTGATGTGGCACCTAGATGACGGATCATCCTCCGAGGAAGGATCATCACCATACCATATAGCCTTAccaaacaaataatcacacaagatggacttaggctacacggtatggcCCGTCCCCCCCTCCCGTTCCCAGCCGAAGACGCCGTCAACACCATACCCCCCCCGTCCCCGTTCCTTTCGTCTGTATTTGGACGTTGGCGACGCTCGATAAGTGGGccccatttttgaaaagttaccgtttaagaaaaaaaatttccatttttcaaaaaacaacaaacggtcaaaaatttaaatatatatatatttcatttccaTTTTCACCTACATTCACAAATCTAACCCAAAATTTCTTCccacttttataaaacatcatactCTATAGAAAATGGAACCCTTCAACAACCCGAACAATCCCAACAACCCGACCCAACCTAATGTTTTCTCGGTTCCGGCATATTATCCGACGGtagaaccgaaccaattctcgCAATATTCATCAAATGCGTTTGCATCATTCCAACACTCGCCAAACCAATTCGCTCAATTCTCGCAAAATCAAGTCATTCAACAAATGATGTTGCGGGGTGCTTATAATTTCCCACCGAACCCGACACCACCCGTTCAACCCCAACCGCTCCCGATGCAACACTTTCAACAACCCGAACCCGACGACGATGTGGAGGTTGTTCCTGAAACCCAACCGGCTAAAGGAAAAGGAAAACGAAACAAAGGCAAGCAAGTGGTTGGTGATCAATCGTCCAAACCGAAGTCGACTAAGTGGACGCCAATCGAAGAAGATGCCTTAGCCAAGGCTTTCATAGCCACGTCTAACAACAAGACAAAAGGTTCGTATTTTTTTTAaggtttatctttttttttttaaggtttatactttttttaaatatatttttctaaattttttttaacagtttataaatttttaatttttttaacagtTTATTTAAATTTGATGGTCAACAGTttggttattttttatttttttatttaaatcgtatttttaaagtgtgtttatttttttttattttttttaacagttTACTTTTTTTAACAgtttatttttttgtttgtttcatTTGTTTAAGTTTAatatattttgtttgttttattatAGGTAATAACCAAACGGGTGACGGGTTTTGGTCCAAGGTTTTGGCGAAGTTCCTCGAACTTATGGACCAAGGTCCGTATCGTGATATCGACTCGGTGTCGTCAAAGTGGCGGAAATTGAACTCGGCCGTCAATAGGTTTTGCGaggaatataataaaatatatacaagTGCGCGTCGTAGCGGCATGAGCGACGACGATGTTTTCAAAAAAGCGTTGGACAACTATAAGAACAACAATGCTAATACCAACTATACTCACGTTCGCGCGTGGGAAATTATGAAAAAGGAACCGAAATGGTCGCCGATACCTAACGAGGTGGAGATggcgaaacgccaaaaaacatcgGAAACGGGTAGCTTTAGCGCCGGTGGATTGGACGCGAGGTgtcacataaacttaaatgatGACGCCGGCTTTGACGAAGAGGAGTACGCCGTACATGAAGCGGAGCGTCCACCGGGCCGAGACAAATCAAAGAAGGAGCGGGCCAaggggaaagaaaaggaaaaggtggaCCCGAACATGGTTGAGTTTATGGAACACCTAAAAATGTACAACGACATATCGGCCCAAAAGACGAAGGCGAAGGAGCGGCCGTCGAAGAAAAAACTCGTGTAGTAGAAGAAAAGTTGCGCGAGAAGGTCCGATTGTCGAATGAGAAAATCCGAATTTCCGATGAAAATATTTGGCTCAAGGAATGGGAAATAATATCGATGAATGTCGAGGACGAACCCGAGCcgaaacgttcgatgttgaaaaaactaaaacacgacatcatgaaaaaatatcaaattatttaactctatgtttttttattaagtctttgtttttttttatttagtgtatgttttttttaagtttatgtaatgtggttttaatattaatgaaaatattttcttagtttattttttaaatgttaaaaaatagaagattaaaaaaaaacatagaagattaaaaaaatataaataaaaatggtggggaggactatgactaggatcaTCCTCCCATACTCTTTAGTTCAAGGTGATGGTGCATCTTTGGAAGGACTATGACGTGACGCCTATATGGCGGATGGTCCTCCAATGATGAGatgtcaccataccctctagccttagcaaacaaataatcacacaagatgGTTGCATTGAAGATGTGGGGAGAATCCCAAAGAGTTACCCTATTAAAATTCATGGAATATTGTTTGATAAATGGACTTGGATTTACGTTTAGGGATTTAGGACTAGTAGGGAAACTTGGGAATTTCATAACAAAGTTTGGGAAATACAAAGTTTAGATAATTAATTATTTTAAGATTCTTGGAAaataaataaagtttatagaTTTTAATTGACTtggttaattaaataaatttaatGAATTCATTTAAAAAAATGGAATTTAGCGGCATCACCTATAAAAATTATTTggttataacttttataaataacataataGTTTAAATAATCTTTTTAACTCCTTATTTATATAACGTAAATCataatttataaaaattgcaAAACAATTAGTTTTTATCATAAAACagttttcatatttttttttcttttataaagaCAGTTTAATTTAAACTGATTTAAAAGAGTCGCGCAAAAAGGGGATAACAAGACTCGAACCTGTGCACTTGACAAGTCAAAGCCTTCACACAAACAcaaaacctttttggacctacagatgaaaaatgaaatatttggactaaactagcaaaatggcccaaaccacagagactaaaatgacatttaactctagattttttttttttttatatttgattCATTTCCACGTATTTATAAGTGACGTTACTGGTTCGACTCTCTCCGACACTTTTCTCCTCTTttttaagggggtgtttgggatccCTTAATTTCACCAACGTATAACTtattaactttttgaaaaattaaaaagttgTTTGTGATTGCTTGTCTTGTGAGGAAAGAATAAGTCACAAAAGTCATTTTAAAGCTCTCAATGAAACTTCAACGTTTACTTTATTTAGAGAAAACTCATTTTACAACATCTCTACTTCACTAAGCGGGTAGACCCGCTAGTATACCTTATTTAAGACCTTGTAAACGAAGTCCTTCATTTCCGATATAAGTTGGTCCGATTCCGGCAACTCCGAGAAGAGGAAGAACTCGTGAAACATGTTTGGGTAGTCCACCAAGTACACTTCTTTCCCGGATTTCTTGAGCCACTCGTAGTATCTTATCTGCCAGTCCCGGAGAATATCAAACCCAGTCACAACTACCATAGTGGGTGGTAAATCCATTTCGGATATGTCCACAGCATTCGGCCCACTAACATTGATGATAGGATGGTCGCGGTTATAGGGTTCACCCAGCGGCATGAACGCGTTCCAAAACCAATCCGTTCGCTTCGTTGACAGGATAGGCGCTGATCCATCCAGCCGTATCTCTGAATCTGTTCGCTCCTCCCCTCCAAAGAATGGTTGGATAGCCACCAGCCCAATTACCTTCAAAACATGTGGTTGTGGCACAAATTATTTGTTTGGATTTAGTGAGGAGTTTTATTATTGACCATTCATTTCTTATAAGAAAACAAATTAGCGATAAGATTCAATCTTTCTTTAGCGTACCTGGAGTTGTTGGAAGTCGAATTGGGAGGCTCTTAGACCAACATAATGAGTTATATGTGCGCCAGAACTATCACCAGCCATAAAGCAGCGTGAAATATTTGCATTCTCCGGTAACCATTTCAACCTGTTCTCTTCATTGTCCAGAAATTTCAGCACATCAAACGCATCGTCATGTTGCGCAGGGTGTCGATTCTCCGGTGCAAGATGATAATCAACAGAAACAACTATCACATGCAATTCTTTCGCAAACTTGCGGCATACATCGTCGTATAACTTAAAGTCCGGGGAGAGGACAATATATCCACCACCGTGGAAGAACACCATTACTGGAAGATCTTCAACCGCGTACTGTATGGGGACAAATACGCGGAACCAGAGCTTGCGAGTTGGATCCACCACAACATCGTATGTTTTCACACCGTTGCTTGGTTCGGATGATGGCTGGACCTGGAGGAGGTCTAGGACTTTGAGAAGACAGCGGTTCACTGTCCCGTCTTTTCGGGTAACTAGGTCGATTGCAGGGCCGGCTAGCGAAAGTAAAATTCGTAATTTCCAGGGCAAGGATAGAGAGTTTGGAGCTTTGGGTGCAGATTCCATTGAAAGATGAGGGAAATAATCAAAGGTAAGGGTGTGACGGAACTATTCAAAGTTCATATAGAAATTTGTAGATTTTAAAACGTGTGTATTACGTGGCCTGGTGTTTACCTCAAATATAAAAATTCATATAAAAAGTTGTAGTTACGTC
The Helianthus annuus cultivar XRQ/B chromosome 6, HanXRQr2.0-SUNRISE, whole genome shotgun sequence genome window above contains:
- the LOC110942550 gene encoding uncharacterized protein LOC110942550; this translates as MEPFNNPNNPNNPTQPNVFSVPAYYPTVEPNQFSQYSSNAFASFQHSPNQFAQFSQNQVIQQMMLRGAYNFPPNPTPPVQPQPLPMQHFQQPEPDDDVEVVPETQPAKGKGKRNKGKQVVGDQSSKPKSTKWTPIEEDALAKAFIATSNNKTKGNNQTGDGFWSKVLAKFLELMDQGPYRDIDSVSSKWRKLNSAVNRFCEEYNKIYTSARRSGMSDDDVFKKALDNYKNNNANTNYTHVRAWEIMKKEPKWSPIPNEVEMAKRQKTSETGSFSAGGLDARCHINLNDDAGFDEEEYAVHEAERPPGRDKSKKERAKGKEKEKVDPNMVEFMEHLKMYNDISAQKTKAKERPSKKKLV
- the LOC110939793 gene encoding probable carboxylesterase 18, with amino-acid sequence MESAPKAPNSLSLPWKLRILLSLAGPAIDLVTRKDGTVNRCLLKVLDLLQVQPSSEPSNGVKTYDVVVDPTRKLWFRVFVPIQYAVEDLPVMVFFHGGGYIVLSPDFKLYDDVCRKFAKELHVIVVSVDYHLAPENRHPAQHDDAFDVLKFLDNEENRLKWLPENANISRCFMAGDSSGAHITHYVGLRASQFDFQQLQVIGLVAIQPFFGGEERTDSEIRLDGSAPILSTKRTDWFWNAFMPLGEPYNRDHPIINVSGPNAVDISEMDLPPTMVVVTGFDILRDWQIRYYEWLKKSGKEVYLVDYPNMFHEFFLFSELPESDQLISEMKDFVYKVLNKVY